One stretch of Miscanthus floridulus cultivar M001 chromosome 18, ASM1932011v1, whole genome shotgun sequence DNA includes these proteins:
- the LOC136524465 gene encoding probable beta-1,3-galactosyltransferase 2 produces the protein MPSFSAISGGIVERAIQADDKKHGDFMRLDHVEGYLELSGKTRTYFATAVNLWDANFYVKVDDDVHVNIATLGNILSKHISKPRVYIGCMKSGPVLSDKLLAFASYYNKYFRHATGQLYAISKDLAAYISLNKHVLHKYINEDVSLGAWLIGLDVEHIDDRRLCCGTPPDCEWKAQAGNTCAASFDWKCSGICNSVQNIWGGLKL, from the exons ATGCCCTCTTTCAGTGCTATTTCAGGTGGAATTGTCGAGAGAGCAATTCAGGCAGATGATAAGAAACATGGAGACTTCATGAGGCTG GATCATGTTGAAGGATACCTTGAACTGTCTGGGAAAACCAGGACATACTTTGCAACAGCTGTTAATTTATGGGATGCCAACTTCTATGTGAAGGTTGACGACGATGTACATGTTAATATAG CAACACTTGGAAATATCTTATCCAAACATATTTCAAAGCCCAGGGTATACATTGGATGCATGAAGTCTGGCCCTGTCCTCTCTGACAA ACTACTTGCTTTTGCCAGTTATTACAACAAATATTTTCGGCATGCCACCGGTCAACTATACGCTATTTCAAAAGATTTGGCAGCCTACATATCGCTAAACAA GCATGTTTTGCACAAGTATATCAACGAGGATGTGTCTTTGGGAGCTTGGTTGATAGGGTTAGATGTTGAGCATATTGATGACCGCAGACTATGCTGCGGTACTCCACCTG ATTGCGAATGGAAAGCTCAGGCTGGGAACACCTGCGCCGCCTCATTCGATTGGAAATGCAGTGGTATCTGCAACTCTGTGCAGAACAtctgggggg GGTTGAAACTATAA